TCGACGAAGTCCTTGTAGCCCGACGGGAGCTCACAACCGATCTCCCGCTCCAGCACCGCCCACGCCCCAGGGTCAGCAAAGCGACGCCCGCCGGGGCCCAACATCGTGAACACCGCTTCCGGATGATCCGGCACTGCTGACACCTCTTGTTCAACCGTGTCGCAGGGCCTTGCCGCAACCTGGTGATCCCACTGACGATGTCGACAGTGCCCGGATGGCACCCGTCAGCCTGAAACGAACGGTCCAACAGGTGACACAGCCTCACGAACCGCCGCTTGTTCGACGAACACGCCACCTTCCCAGCCGCGCTCGCCACCGCCAGCCTCGCCCACTCCCACGACGTGATCTCTTTGCCTGGCCCGTCGATGCCGTGAGTACGTCACTGCACGACCAACCGACCTCGCGCGCAGCTGACACGCTTTACCGCCGTATGAGTGGGTACGGCGCTGAACTGCTCGCAACACGTGTCCCGAAGCCACGAGCGTCGGGCCCGCCCTCACCCCCGATCTCAAACTCGCCGCAGCATGCGGCAGCACGTGAAGTTCTCACGGGCGGTAATATCGGCCTCCGCCAAGGCGGTAAACGCGCGGGTGAGCCGCTCCGGGTCGGTCTCCCCCCACCAGTCGGCCTGCTCGGCGACACGCTCCAGCCACATCCGGCCGGCCAGCACCTCGGCCTGCTCCCGCGACACAGGCCGACGGTCCGCGATGACCAGGTACCTTCTCAGCGAGCTCCGCCAGCGCGGCGCGGGTGGTGTAGCCGCCGATCAGCACCTCGCGAACGCGCTTCGCCAACTCCTCGCGTCCGCCTTCGCCCAGTGCCGGCGGCGGCACCTCGCAGGGCAAAGCCCACAGCTCGGCAGGACGCGTAACTGGACGCCTCCGGACATCCGAGCTGCCCCGCGGCAAGGAGCAACCCTGTACATTCCACTACCGACTGGTGGACCACCTGCACCGGCAACAACGCCGGCTTCGCCACCACCAACCCGCTCTGGATCGCCCGCTACGCCGCCACCGTCGGCACCCTCCCGGCGACCAGAACTACTTCAACGGCGCCTACGACCGCCTCCAAGCCCTCGCCAAGGGCTGACCCCCACCGGCCCCGCCCCCGACGCCCTGTCAGGGGCGGGGCCCCGCACCCGGCTGGCGCTCGACAGCGGTCGTCACCACTGTCGGCGCACGGTTGCCTTGCTGCCGGTCACCAAGCTGGCCGGCGGAACGTCGTCGGCCACGACCGCGCCGGCGGCGACCACGGCATCCCGGCCGATGGTGACGCCGGGGAGGATCGTGGCACCGGCACCGATCCACACGTTCTCCGCCACGTCGATGGGTGCGCCGGTGAGGTACAACCGCCGCTCCTCGGGATCCACCGGGTGGCCGCTGGTGATGAAGGTGACCTTCGGTCCGATCATCACCCGCTCGCCGATCCGGATGCCGGCGTAGTCCAGGAACGTGCAGTTCTGGTTGATGAAGACGCGCTCGGCAAGATCGAGGTTCAGGCCGTGGTCCGTGTAGAAGGGCGGATAGATCGTGACCCCCGGCGGCAGCGGCTTGCCGAGGATCTGTTCGAACAGTTCCGCCTTGCCCACTTCGTCCTCAAACGGGAGGACGTTCAGGCGGGAGGTGAGCTCGGTGACCCGCAGAACCCTCTCGGCCATGGCCTGGAACTCGGCACTGCGAATGCGCATGAGACGGTCGCTGGACATGCCGTGATCATCTCCGGTGCACCGGTGACCGGACAAGGCTCACCGGATGATCAACTTCAAGGAGTGTCGACGGAGACAAAACCGAGGGCTTCCGACAACCACCGGCACCCCGGACATCCTGCTCGTCATGGACGCCGGCTACGTTGACGCCAGCCCGGGTCCGCCGTGGGTTCCGCAACATCCGCGCCGAAGTCCTCACCCCCCGGCCCGAGTGCCGAAACCCTCCCGTCCCGGTCCCGGACGCCCGGCGGGTTCGAAGAACCGCAAGCCGGCGCCCCGCCACGGCGTCGGAAAGACCGTCAAACGCGAACCCACACTCCAAGCCCACCTCGCCACACGAGGTTAAAGATCAAGCTCAGTGTGCTCAGCGGGCGAGTACGTGACCGTCATCGGGGCGGTGGTCCCGGGAGCGGCGCAAGTCGGTGGTGACGTAGGTGCGTTGCAGCCAGCGGTCCGCTCCGTCGTAGCGGGGGCGGAAGGCGGTGCGGCCGTGGACGGTGACGCGGTTGTCGAGAATGACCAGGTCGCCGGGTGTCAGTCGCAGGGTGCGGGCCCTCGCCTCGCAGGCGCGGCCGAACTCGGCCAGCGCCGCAGTGGCCCGCGGGGTGATCGGGGTGGTGACGAGTTGGGCCATCCGGATGTCGGGATCATCGGCCGCTCCCGACAGCACCGGTCGGGGTTCGACGGGCTCACTCGTGGCAGCGTCGGGGCCGAAGGACGGCGGTGGTGTGGTGATGAACTCCGGTGCGAACAGGGCCTGTCGGCCGGCCGGGGTGAGGAGAGGCAGGGCCTGGCGGATGCCGGCGACGCGCATGCCGGCGATCCGGTCGTGGTCGGCACGCAGGCAGAGGAAGACCACATAGTCGGGCGGGTGGGGGTGGAAGCCGTTCTCGGTGTGGAAGGACAGCGGCACCGATCCGGCGTTGCCGTGGAAGGTTTCCTGCCCGGGCACGGGTACGACGTCCTGCACGAGGGCGCCGGTCTTCTCGGCCAGGTAGGCGAGCGGGTCGCCGAGCCCGCAGGCCACCATGGTGAGCAGCGCGGCCGAGACGGTGGCCTCGCGCTGGACCGACCCGAGCACGGTCGGCGTCGCGGGCAGGCCCGCTCGATCGACGGGCAGGCCGCCGATCACCAGCGTGCCGTGCGGGCCGGAGTGCCTCCGGAACCGGCGCACCTCACGGCGCAGCGGTGCCGGAAGGTCGTCCCAGGCGTCCCGGGCCCGGGCCACCCACTCGGGGCTGTCGACCTGGTCGCTCTTCCCGCCGGTGCACAGGGTGCGGGCCAGCCGCTCGCACGCGCCGGCATCGGCCGGATCCAGTTCCCAGTCGGCCGCGGCGGTGCTGCGGGCGGTGCCGTGCGTCGTCTCGGGCATCAGGTCTCCTGCCAGGGGGTGTGGACGGCGGACGCGCGGACTCACGAGTGGCGCAGACCGGCCACCGCGTCGGCGACGTAGTGGTCCCCGAACCGGATCAGGGAGGCGTACTGGGCCGCGCGGCGATGGCGCATGAGCCGCAGTTCCGCGACCGCGTTGTCGGGGCCTTCGGGCTTCTGGGCGATGGAACGCCGCAGGTGCACCATCGAGTACGCCAGGGTGACGTGCCGTTCACCGTCCACGATGTCGGCCTCCAGCAGGGCGCCCCGCGCCTCGGCCAGCTCCGGATCACGGGCCGCCAGGTCCTCGTAGGAGTCGGGCACCACCGACAGCAGGTGCTTCATCGCCGCCCGGAACAGCTTGTATCCACGATGCTGACGCCCACTCAACGGGACGTCCACCGACGGCGGCGCCATGGTCTCGCGTATCGACGCCATGTAGTAGTCGGCCGGGATCGTACTGGCGTGGGTCATGGCCGCCGGGAATCCCCGCACGTACACCGTCGCATCCGCCAGCCGCAGCAGCGCGGCATCGCCGTCGCCGTCCCGCAGGCGACGGGTGGCGTCGGCCACGGCGACCGCGGCGCACACGTTGAACAGGACATGGACCTGATGCCCGATCAGCCACCGTGCACTCCACGCACTCTCCAACGACGCCCCCGCAGCGGCGTCGGGCACCCCCACCGGCGCGACCGGGTCAGGGACGGTGTCAGGGACGGCACCCGGCGCCGCGCCGGTGAGGTCGAGCACCGACTGCCGCATCCCGGCGATCTCCAGCTCCAGGTCGGCACCCGACAGCGGAGCCTCGCAGAGATCCTCCAGACCCCGGTGGACGGCGAGAACACCGTGCAGAGCTGCCTGCTGATCCGACAGCTCCACCTCACGGACCCGGAAGTACGACTGACTGGTCGACTCCGCCGGAACGTCCTCCCCGACCAGCGCCGGAGCCAGCGCCGACAGCGCGGCCACCAACTCACCGGCCACCGCGGCGGCCTGCCGCAGCGCGACGGTCCGCTCCACAGGTCGGGCATGGGTCGCCACCCCGGCAAGCACGCGCGCGGTCCGCTGCGCCTCGGCAGCGACCCACGGGCCCAGCACGGGGGCAGGTCGCCCGCCCCGGGGCTCACGGAAGACAGCGACAGCAGGATGACCGGCAACCGGCGATAAGCCCATGGTGGAAGTACTTTGCCAGGAGCACGCCAATCGAAACGCCGATCGGCAGGATTCCTGTGCGGTGCACCGAAGTTGACGGAGTCACTCGCACGAACAGCTGATGCTCACGGGGAATCAGCTCCCGCGTCCGGCGCCGCGAAGAGCGCCTGGACGGTCGCGGTGGCCAGGTCCCGCAGCCAGGTGTGGGCGCGGTCGTCGTCGTAGCGCTGGTGCCACAGCAGGTACAGCGGGACCTCGGGCAGCGGAAGTGGCAGCCGCAATGTGGCCAGGCCGAGTTGCGCCCGGGCCGCGCGGGTGACCGCGTCGGGGACGGTGACCACCAGGTCGGTGTCGCGGGCGAGTTGCAGGGCGAAGGCAGCGGTGGGCCCGGCGGCGACGACGCGTCGTTCGAGGTCACGGGTCGTCAGGGCGTCGTCGATCGGGTCGTGCAGGCTACCGCGGCGCGAGATGGTGAGGTGTTCGGCGGCCGCGTACCGCTCGATGCTCAGCGGGCCTTCGGTCAGCGGGTGACCCGGTCGGACGGCGAGGACCAGCCGGTCGCTGCCGACCAGGCGGTGGCGGATGTCGGGGAACGCCGGAACACCGGAGCTCGATTCGAGGTCGACCTCACCCCGGCGCAACTCGGCGTCGTCCGTGCCGGGTTCGGCCGACAGGCGCAGCCGTACGCCGGGGGCCTGGCGGTGGACGGCGGTGATCAGGGCGGTGCCGCAGGCGGCGGTCAGGGCGTCGTGCCAGCGCACGGTGAACACCCGGTCCAGGGCTGCCAGGTCGAGTTCCTGCTGCGCGGACAGGAGTTGGTGGGCCTGCTGGACCAGGGCGTGGACCTGGGCCCGCATGGCCAGCGCGCGGGTGGTGGGGACCATGCTGCGGCCGGTACGGACCAGAATCTGGTCACCGGTGACCTTGCGAATGCGGCCCAGCGAGCGGCTCATCGCCGGCGCGGTGACGTGGAGCCGCGCCGCGGCGCCGGCCACGCTGCCCTCCTCCAGCAGTGCGTCCAGGGCCATGAGCAGGTT
This genomic interval from Kitasatospora gansuensis contains the following:
- a CDS encoding LysR family transcriptional regulator, whose amino-acid sequence is MQLDLNLLMALDALLEEGSVAGAAARLHVTAPAMSRSLGRIRKVTGDQILVRTGRSMVPTTRALAMRAQVHALVQQAHQLLSAQQELDLAALDRVFTVRWHDALTAACGTALITAVHRQAPGVRLRLSAEPGTDDAELRRGEVDLESSSGVPAFPDIRHRLVGSDRLVLAVRPGHPLTEGPLSIERYAAAEHLTISRRGSLHDPIDDALTTRDLERRVVAAGPTAAFALQLARDTDLVVTVPDAVTRAARAQLGLATLRLPLPLPEVPLYLLWHQRYDDDRAHTWLRDLATATVQALFAAPDAGADSP
- a CDS encoding clavaminate synthase family protein, whose protein sequence is MPETTHGTARSTAAADWELDPADAGACERLARTLCTGGKSDQVDSPEWVARARDAWDDLPAPLRREVRRFRRHSGPHGTLVIGGLPVDRAGLPATPTVLGSVQREATVSAALLTMVACGLGDPLAYLAEKTGALVQDVVPVPGQETFHGNAGSVPLSFHTENGFHPHPPDYVVFLCLRADHDRIAGMRVAGIRQALPLLTPAGRQALFAPEFITTPPPSFGPDAATSEPVEPRPVLSGAADDPDIRMAQLVTTPITPRATAALAEFGRACEARARTLRLTPGDLVILDNRVTVHGRTAFRPRYDGADRWLQRTYVTTDLRRSRDHRPDDGHVLAR
- a CDS encoding sugar O-acetyltransferase, with the translated sequence MSSDRLMRIRSAEFQAMAERVLRVTELTSRLNVLPFEDEVGKAELFEQILGKPLPPGVTIYPPFYTDHGLNLDLAERVFINQNCTFLDYAGIRIGERVMIGPKVTFITSGHPVDPEERRLYLTGAPIDVAENVWIGAGATILPGVTIGRDAVVAAGAVVADDVPPASLVTGSKATVRRQW